CGCAGCTCGCCGTCGACGGCCCGGACCGAGACACCGTGAACCGCATGGCCGACCGAGGTGCCGATCAGCGGGTCGTCGGGGCTTTCACTGGTGGCGACCGGAAACTCGGTGAGGCCCCAGGCACCGGTCACCCCACGAACACCGAGGATCTCCGCGACCTCGCGGTTGACCGTCCCGGGTACCGCCGCGCCACCCGAGGTGCAGGCCCGCAGCCGCCCGAACAGCGGGGTGCCGCCGTGGCGGCGCTGCGCCGCGATGTAGGCGAGGAAGAACGGGGTCGCCGAGCCGAGGATCGTCATGCCGTGGGCGGCCATCCGCTCGGGTGTCGTCGCCGGGTCGAAGGCGTCGAAGAGCACGTGCCTGCCGCCCGCGCGTAACGCGGCCACCAGCATCGCCACTCCACCGATGTGGGCGAAGGGCCAGGCGATCGGATGGACGTCGCCGTCGCGCAGGCGGGTGTGCTCGACGATGCCGTTCGCGGACGCGATCATCGAGGCGTCGGTGTGCCGGGCCCCCTTCGGGTCGGATGTCGTCCCGGAGGAGTAGTAGAGCCAGCGGACCGCGTCGGCGGACTCCGGCTCCGGCGGAGGTGGCAGGTCGACGGGGTCAGCGGAGTCAGCGCCGGGAAGCCGGATGCCCGCACCCGGTCGGGCCTCGAGGTCGAGCACCAGCGTCGGGACGCCCAGTGCCCGGGCCATCTCGCCGTGCGCGAACCCGCGCCAGGTCTGCGGCACGACGAGCAGCTCGGTCCGGACCTGGCCGGTGATGAATCCGACCTCACGCTCGCGAAGGAGCGGGATGAGCGGGTTCTGGGTGACGCCGAGGCGGGCGCAGGCCGCCATGAGCACCACCGCCTCGAGGATGGAGGGCAGCTGCCAGGAGACGACCGCACCGGGGCCGAGGCCCGCCGCCCACAGCCCGGCTGCCACCCGCTCGGCCTCGTCACGCAGTGCCATCACCGTGAGCGAACGCCCATGGTCGTCGGCGAACACCACGTTGTCCGGGTGCAGCCGAGCAGCCCGCTCGACCAGGCCCCACACGGTCGTCCCGCCCATCGCCGGATCCCCTCTCTGTCAGCCCTGCCTCAGGTCCGCCCCGCGCCTCGCCTCACCGGCGTTGGTCAGAGCGTCACAACACCGGGGAGGAGCTCGGCGAGGTTGCCGCCCATGATCTTCTGGACGAGCGCCGGGTCGTAGCTGTCGATCTCCTTCACGAACGACGCGGGGTCAGCCAGGCCCTCCGGATGCGGGTAGTCGGAGCCGTAGCAGATGCGGTCGGCGCCGACCAGCTCGATGAGGGTGTCCAGCGACTCCTCCCAGAAGGGGCTGACCCACACCTGCCGGCGGAAGACGTCGATCGGGTCCTCGGCGAACGCCTGCGGCATCTTCTTGAACGCTTCCTTGAGGTTCTTGAACAGCCCGCCGACCCAGGTCCCGCCGTTCTCGACGCTGATCAGCCGCACTCCGGGGAACCGGTTCAGCATCCCGTGGCAGATGGCCGAGGCGAAGGTGTCCTGGATGATCTTTCCACCGTCGGCCACCACCCGGAAGGGCCGCATGTCGAAGGCCACGAACTCACCGTCGCCGCCCTCCCAGGTGTTGAGGTACTTCTGGTATCCGCTGTCGGAGCCGTGCAGCACGACGAGCACCCCCGACTCCTCGACGCGGGCCCAGAAGGGATCGAACTCGGGGAGGAACGGCGAACGGGTGCCGCGGAGCCCGGCAA
The Parafrankia irregularis genome window above contains:
- a CDS encoding amidohydrolase family protein, coding for MSITVFDADNHLYETEEAFTRHLPDRHRNLFRFVEVDGRKKLVVRGYLSDFIPNPTFEVVARPGAHMDYYTGNTNGRTLREIAGKPMRSIPAFREPQARLELLDEQGLAATIMYPTLASVIEERFIDDPELTQVAIGAFNEWLHEQWSFNYENRILTTPVVNPCVLESGIAGLELALERGAKAVLMRPGPVAGLRGTRSPFLPEFDPFWARVEESGVLVVLHGSDSGYQKYLNTWEGGDGEFVAFDMRPFRVVADGGKIIQDTFASAICHGMLNRFPGVRLISVENGGTWVGGLFKNLKEAFKKMPQAFAEDPIDVFRRQVWVSPFWEESLDTLIELVGADRICYGSDYPHPEGLADPASFVKEIDSYDPALVQKIMGGNLAELLPGVVTL
- a CDS encoding class I adenylate-forming enzyme family protein — protein: MGGTTVWGLVERAARLHPDNVVFADDHGRSLTVMALRDEAERVAAGLWAAGLGPGAVVSWQLPSILEAVVLMAACARLGVTQNPLIPLLREREVGFITGQVRTELLVVPQTWRGFAHGEMARALGVPTLVLDLEARPGAGIRLPGADSADPVDLPPPPEPESADAVRWLYYSSGTTSDPKGARHTDASMIASANGIVEHTRLRDGDVHPIAWPFAHIGGVAMLVAALRAGGRHVLFDAFDPATTPERMAAHGMTILGSATPFFLAYIAAQRRHGGTPLFGRLRACTSGGAAVPGTVNREVAEILGVRGVTGAWGLTEFPVATSESPDDPLIGTSVGHAVHGVSVRAVDGELRLKGPQCFQGYVDASLDEGAFDEDGWFRTGDLGSVDEHGRVRVLGRIKDVIIRNAENISALDVEEALIRHPAVADVAVVGVPDERTGERVCAVVVPAPGGEAAVTVTVAALAEHCLAAGLARYKCPEQIHLMDTLPRNAMGKILKNELRAAVTAARERRGAHG